One segment of Setaria viridis chromosome 4, Setaria_viridis_v4.0, whole genome shotgun sequence DNA contains the following:
- the LOC117851773 gene encoding probable carboxylesterase 12, translating to MLANKSSSPAGQNAVSEVTIDLPLKILVYKNGRIEGVLRSPFVPASEDPGITGVATRDAVVDRETGVAARLFLPTRAVITGRRLSLVVFFHGGSLIAAAESAFCQTYHRYATSLAARAGAIVVSVEYRLPPEHPTTAAHDDAWNALRWAASLADPWLLYHADRRCTFLAGDGAGGDIAYRTAVRASRAGDDIDVEGLLLMDPYFWEPGWLPHEKAGHGGFLTPAEIAQLPCRRALVAVAEKGAGVRERGRRLAARMRGCWWGGEVTIVELHGEDHGFHLYGPESAGTERLMESIVEFVNKERDQSSMLRDKKEVPSGVLDGAEVAPSLSNGSRMKAVPVDVPRRTMTKSCL from the coding sequence ATGCTTGCAAACAAGAGCAGCTCTCCAGCCGGCCAGAATGCCGTCAGCGAGGTCACCATTGACCTCCCTCTCAAGATACTCGTATACAAGAACGGCCGAATCGAGGGGGTCCTGCGCAGTCCCTTTGTGCCAGCGTCCGAGGACCCTGGCATCACCGGGGTCGCGACGAGGGACGCCGTCGTCGACCGAGAGACCGGCGTGGCGGCGCGCCTGTTTCTACCCACCCGTGCCGTCATAACGGGCCGGAGGCTTTCCCTCGTCGTGTTCTTCCATGGCGGTTCCTTGattgcggcggcggagagcgcgtTCTGCCAGACGTACCACCGTTACGccacctccctcgccgcgcgcgccggggcAATCGTCGTGTCCGTGGAGTACCGTCTCCCACCCGAGCATCCCACAACCGCGGCCCACGACGACGCCTGGAACGCGCTCCGGTGGGCGGCGTCCCTCGCTGACCCCTGGCTCTTGTACCACGCCGACCGCCGCTGCACtttcctcgccggcgacggcgccggcggcgacatcgCATACCGCACGGCCGTACGCGCCAGCCGGGCTGGTGATGACATTGACGTCGAGGGGCTGCTCCTCATGGATCCGTACTTCTGGGAACCCGGGTGGCTGCCACATGAAAAGGCCGGCCATGGTGGGTTTCTCACGCCGGCCGAGATCGCGCAACTACCATGCCGGCGGGCGCTGGTAGCCGTGGCCGAGAAGGGCGCTGGCGTGCGGGAACGCGGGCGCAGGTTGGCGGCACGCATGCGCGGCTGCTGGTGGGGCGGCGAGGTGACTATCGTGGAATTACACGGTGAGGACCACGGCTTCCACCTGTACGGGCCGGAGAGTGCTGGCACCGAGAGACTCATGGAGAGCATAGTGGAATTCGTTAATAAGGAGCGTGACCAGAGTTCAATGCTGCGTGATAAAAAGGAGGTACCGAGTGGCGTGTTGGATGGTGCTGAGGTTGCACCAAGCTTGTCTAATGGGTCACGTATGAAGGCCGTGCCAGTAGATGTTCCAAGGAGAACTATGACTAAGAGCTGCCTGTAA